GTCGCGACGGCGCTTTCACGTATGGACCGCTCCCGGTGCGAACAACCGAAGGACCGGCGGCTCCTGTTGTAAAGGATGCGTGTGTATTTCACCGCtttattccttttatttccAGTTTTGTCGGACTGCTTCCTGCGTGCCCCAACAAAACGAGGGGGTTGAAGAACTGCGGCTAATAACTTAGCTAGCATGCTAATCTGCCATATAATTTCATATGTAACGATTTCTATGTATTATCTGCTGAAATAGTGTCGCTCTCATACGTGTACTGTCAAAGATGCTTTTGAGATACGATGATGCCTTTTGCTTAGTAGGTATTTTATTTCGATAGCTTACTTCTGGAAAGCTGCTATAAAGTTTTAATAGCCTTTTAACTAAGCCCCGTCTCAGGCGTGAGGAGAAATAATACAGTTTTATAGACGTAAAGAGCTAGTTTAGTGGCTGCTCCGGGTTGTTTGTGAActtgtgtcagtctgtgttgtcAGGACAGAAGCTAGCTCGTTAGCAGGGTCGGTAGCTGTGTTGAGGGCAGTGTGGCCAGGCCTCGCGGCTGTACTGTACTGACAggagagatgaaaacaaaagattaGCTTGCTCCCTTGCTAGCTCGCTAACCTCCAGTTTTTATTACTGCCACGGCCAATGCATGACTCTTTCTTTGATAACATATCAGCTTCCGAGCCTCGAGGCGCAGAGTTGGTAATGCATTTagcaatattattttatttaccaaATTTCCTGTTAGGCAGAACACCCTGTCTTGCTGTTTCACCATAAGCGTAAAATTGATTTAGCACGTCGCCTGCGATAGTTGTCACTTAAAGTTATATTGTTAGTCAGGGCATGTGTGTAGTAGCTTCTTTATAAACAATAAGGCAGAcaatagagaaagagaagcatTTTATAGAGATGTTTGGGAACACCTGCAGGAAAACTTTCAGGAGGTTTCAACATTGTTCCTTAAATTCACTGAGTACAGCAAATGCAAGTAGGTGCTGAGCCTCTGTGTAACCACAACGTCTTAGTTTGTGATCCCTCAGCCCCCCTCAAGTCCAGTGAAGGGGTACTCAGTGACACACTGCAATGTCAGAAACTCTGATAACAGGGCAGACATCGGAGGATCTGTTGGCCGACTTTGAGACTCTGCTGAACTCTGGCAGCATTGACCTGGGCGAGGACCATCAGATAGTGATCATCACCAGCCCCAGCAATGAGGGACTCCACCCTGCCGTGGCCCCCACCAGCACAGGGGAAATCCTGCTGTTTGCCACACCCCAGGGCCCCGCTGACGTGGGCATCCAGGACAAGAGACGACCGGCTCTGGGAAGACCTCcggtgaggagggagggatgtggTGTGGGAAGGAGGGACAGGGACAGATgtaagagaaagtgaaagagcgAGATGGGAAGCGGTCGGCTGAGGAGTTGTCTGTCAGCGTAACgctttgaaatatttacataaacGTGCATCTGCCTGCATAACATAACTGTACAAATCCCTCCACCTGTTGCTTTAAGACATTTAGTTTTGCTTTCCATTCACCAGGGCATTTCTTTTCCAGTCATGTTCACTTTACTTTTCTCTTCTCAATACAGAATTAGTACATAATTGTAATAACATGTAGTTTATAATAATGGTAGGTTTtgacaaagtattttttttttcttcaaacatttgtatttgttcaggTGAAGAGAAAGTTGGACCTGGATAGTGACCATCAGTATGTCAGCACCACTCGACCGTCCGTGGGCCAAGCACCACCCTCCACACCTGCCCCTCCCAGAGGtatacacgcacacgcacacacacactcacacacacactcagcacacTCTCAGCTGATTTGTCTTTCATTGTTACAGACATTCAGAAGCTCCACATCAGATGTGAGTGAGCGctcaatccatccatcctgtcATCCATACTCTTACTTCACCACAACCCACAACTAGTAGAAATAATATAACTTTGTGGTCTGTTCGAGTCAGAAAAGATCAAGGGAGACaatggttattattatttgtgatTTGAATTATGTTGTTTCCTCCCTACCATTAACATTCACCAATCATTGTGGTTCACAAGCTCAAAACATAAAGTATGAGATTTGAATGGTTGATTATTGGAGTCATGCTTTACTTCATGCCTTAAAGGGAAACAAGAACTTTAAGTGTAAAAAGTGGTAATGTACCTACcgattattttcatgatcaaataatcaattgatGGTATAGAACATTAGAAAACAGTCAAAGGAggcagtttattttctttcaatcaaCTGATCATTGCAGATTTAAACGGCGGACAGGATCAGCTATTGACATCTGACACATGCATTTCTTAGAGTTAACATTAATGGACATATTTGTGGAAATAGAAGCGCCTGTGTTCTGTAGGACTGATCACTGACACACATCAGACAACGCCTTAATTGTATTTCTGTTGCACTTCCTCAGCATAAAAATCAGCATTCTGAACAGTGTGTGGAATAAAGtagatattattttaaaaagaagaacatgAGAGAATTGGTTGTTGGGGAAGTTTCACACAGAATAGGACTGGAACTGAACTTTTTTAGTACAACACCGAAACTACTTAAAAAGTGACACGGCTCATCCGAAATTCTCTCTTAAGTCACAGTGGTAGTGAAACCGAGAAGCTGCTGTGAATGGTGTGAATTTGAGGAGAAGCCGTTCagctttttatatattattcatCTGGCGTTCAagtgttttttgaattttatatttattgccTCTCAAATTGCCAAAGACTTGATGTTTTATACTGAAAGGGCATTTGTGAAAGATTTCAGCATTTGCCTTCTGGCCATTTACCATTACCattgttcataaaaaaaaaaaaaaaaaaaaggaggagaatgAAATATGTACCAGAAACAAATCATGGCTCATAATGTCTAACTGAAGCTTGTTTCTCAGAAACTCGGACATGTATCTGAGGAAATACCTCCGTTCTGAGGTGATATGTTCATTATGCTTCGGATGGCTGACATAGATAACATGTTTAATCAAAGTTATAAGCAATAAGCTGTAAGATCACATGTAATTTGTGCTATAATGACGttaacaaaagtaaaatgacGGGCACCTCCtctgatgtaaatgtttaatttgataGAACTGAATATCCTGGAAATATGAAAATCTGCAAATgactgacatttgtttttaattagatGTAAAGTATGATAAAGAATATTAACTAGCCAGTTAAAActtaatgtttcatttaaatgtgatgtaCAGTCATAATCCTTTACCCCTGTTCATCCACCAAACTCTCCCCTTTTTGCCATCAGTGGCTTTCATGACAACACCACGTGTCTCATTTAATTCAAAACCTGGGAAAAATTTTTTTGATGCATTGACCTCCATTTTTGCTGTCGGCCAATAAGGGTGTAGTataacaagaaaagaaaacgtGGTTATAAACAGAATTTCTaaccctttcctttccttttccagTTCCTAGAACCACCACAGAGAAGTCACGGTATGACACGTCGTTGAACCTGACCACCAAACGCTTCCTCAGCCTGTTGTCCCAGTCAGCTGACGGCGTGGTGGATCTGAACTGGGCCTCGCAGGTCCTGGACGTCCAGAAGAGACGCATCTACGACATAACCAACGTCCTGGAGGGAATCCAGCTCATCTCCAAGAAGTCCAAGAACAATATCCAGTGGCTGTGAGTAAAAAATTTGACAACATGAaatttgtgtgtgagacaagATAATAGgcacaaatgtaaaaatctgaagacatgaatgacagaaaataagcAGGAAGTACTgtggctgttgtgtgttttatagtCCATAAACCactcatctgtttttctgtgctgtCTTCCCCTGCAGTGGTAATCGAATTGATGCAGCATTGGTTTCCCGCCACAAGGAGTTGCAGAGGGAGGTGTGTGACCTCACAGAGGCTGAGGAGCAGCTGGACGAGCTCATTTCCAAATGCAACCTGCAGCTCCGACTTGTCACAGAGGACCCGCAGAACAAGAAATATCCTTTTGGCCACGATCAGGTGTCCTAACTGACACGGACGCTAGCTTAGACTCGTCAGACGGGTGTGAATGGAAAGTGATtctagcagcagcagtgaagccTAATTGCTTCCACCACCTAGGGTATGTTTTCAcccctgtctgtttgtttgttgctgtccCAGCTCTTTATTCTGAATACACAATTAAATAGCGCAGATCAACACAGGTCGACGTGCGCTCCGGTTGTGTCTGCAGCGCACTCTGCTCCACACACGAGTCACGCTTGTTCAAACTGAGCCATTTCGATGGTGCACCGCTGTGTCTTCACCCGCGAGCCCCAGCACACTTCTGCatatgaagaagaagagagtaattAGTCACCCAGATACAGCCGCGCACTTATTAACCCACCTCATCACTGCTCCCTGAGCCACActaccaccccccacccccgcagctgagtattttttttttttttccatacagtATTATGTGACCCAGATGTCTCTGGTCCAGTCCACGGAAGTTCAAGACAAATCTGAAGGAATAGGAGCTGGAAAGGATAGTTAGTGCCCtctaaaaatgaaactaaagtaaaacaataaaagctggATAAATATGATATAACTGTCAAACAGAACATGTAGATGTCATAGTAGTAGTGTACAGTAATCAGCCAGGTGCTAGCAGAGCAGGGTGTCATGTCGGTGACATTGTGCTGCGGCATCTGTTCCAGCTTGTTCTTCACATTCCTCCTCAAACGTTGTGATTTAGTTAATTTTTCCAATGCCATCAACAGCAAAGCTTTGTTCAGGGTGGTGTTGCAGCCATGGACTCCGCCGGTCTTAGTATGAGACcacttgttgctgtgttgtgttcCTTAATTGTTCTGATCGCCACGTTGGGTTATGTGCGCTGCCAGGACCTGAGGAAGTCATTTGATTCCCCGGACCAGCTGGTGATGGTGATCAGAGCTCCGCCAGAGACCCAGATGCAAGTTTCAGAACCCAGCGAGGTACAGGCCTTAAAGATAAATTTGAATGATacttgtgtctttattttgagGCCGTGagtttttcatgtctgtttgtctgcatctCTCAGGGTTACCAGGTGTCGCTGAGGAGCACGCGGGGTCCAATCGATGTCTTCCTCTGTCCAGAAGACAGCTCCGGCGTCTGCAGCCCCATGACGGGCAGCAGTCCCTCGAAACCCGCCGCTGCTGACCCCTCCCTGGTCCCGCCTCCCACACAACCCACGGACCAATCGCAAGCCAAAACCTCCACGACCCCCCTGGAGGTGGGTTTATCATCCCCAGCGTCGACCTCGTCAACAGTGACGGCAGCCTCCCAGCAAGAGCCCTCATCACTGGTGTTAGGTGGTTACACAGGTGAGTGTCGTTTAATGATTACACATCTAATTAAAAAGTGTCAGCTTCATGTCAGTTACAGTGGATACATATTAGAACAAAGATAATACATCTCTTCTCTTTCGTACTGTCTTCGGTAACAATGTGCCCCGTGTCATACGGTAACATTTTATcatattaaaagcaaaaattgtGGATAGTGTGCACATCCAACCGCAGCTGGATACAAGTAGAGGACAGCAAACAGCAGcgaaggagctatttgtatgttttgctgttgctacagagttagcgttagcattaacagttgtttacttaccagtctaaaagaaactTTACAAGTCCAGTGTCAAACTTCAAAACCAAACCAACTGCTGTGTACAGCTGTGTCCaaaggtggaaagcaacacgGATGTTAAcgcttgtctctatcacgtcttttcttcctctgaagtTAGaacgctaaccagctagccctggcccgtcttgtcactttccgatagcgagtcactgtagcctccaatctgccctgaagatgtagcgctgctcagagcgCCATGAGGATGAATGGAGggtgtttttaaaacatcacttactatttttttcttgaatgtTTTCCCCCCCTTCAAACTTTAATATAATAGGGCTTCTTCACCTCAGACATTTCAACACTGCAGGTATTACTAATATTGTTAAAAATAGTTTGGGGGTTTTGTTCCATTTAAGTGCCCAGGTGAGTGAGCATAAACTGTATAACTGTAATATATTGCATGGATCCTGGAACTGACACACCTGGAACACCTGGAATGCAGACACCATAAATCCTTCTAGCaacatttctgctttttcctgctgtgacatgtcaaagtgtccgctgtgaaaaaggcctctATGAAAGAAATCTGTTACAGGTGTGATATGTACAAAATGAAGACGGTTAATAAGGAGAGTCAGTCGATCAATTATTAGTAGATCATTAGTCTACCTATCAAATCCCAGCACAGACCAGtgttttttaccttttacctTCTGCGACAGAATCGCTCCTGGGAGGCGATCCCTTCTCCGGCCTCGGGGACATGCCAGACTTTGACCTCtcacccctctcctcctcgGACTTCCTGAACGGAGAAGGCCTCCATCTCCCATTGGACGGTTTCATCAACCTGTCCCCCCCCCACAGTCACGACTACCACTTTGGACTGGAGGACCACGAAGGCATCAGCGAACTGTTCGACTGTGACTTCGGCGACCTGTCGCAAGTTTTGGGCGACAGTTAGAcgaaaagaagaggaggtggaggaggaggaggaggaacatgggaaaatgatcaaatttaGGACTAAATGAGGCCTGGAAATCAacattttatggacaaaatgtttgttaagaaaaaaaacaaaacaaaaaaaacacacaggcttAATGTAACCTTAAATTTGGGGATGGAGGAAAATTATTGGCGGATAAATTGCCTGTGAAATGCCCCAAGTACAAAATCTTAAAATTTCCCCCAGATTATACAGCACATTATTAGCACTTCTTCTTTGGCCAATTAAACATTTTAGACCAAGACTTTAGCTTTAGCCTAgctatttaaattatttatatgaatgttattttgatattttgtacTAAGTGAGGTTCCTGTTGttattgatgatgttttatCCAAGTGGATtgtgcaggtgtttgtgtgtgtgtgtggagtatGGACTCATTGGGCTGGTTTCCTTAACACTGATTAGTTTGCATGCATAAGGCTCGGCTCCGTAAATGGCTCAGTCTGAGGGGGGGAAACGGTTTGCATCACACAGCTTCAGGCTGGTGCTGCTCTAATGAAACCAGGATTAATATTAGTACAGATCCATTTGCCGGGCTTTCTGAAAGCGTCTTGGAGCTGTGGTGTAGTTtcacactctttttcttttttctttttcacaataaTGGTCAATATAAGCTTGAAACTAAAGTCAAAGTCTTCTCCCTCACAATTAATTTGTGTCTAAAACTGGAATCCTGAAAAGCTGGATCCTCCTAACGTCCCAGGTCCAGACTAGATTTGCACATGTTCCTCAGCCTCCCACAGTTTGTAATGAACGGCTGATGGTCtgttttcagcctttttttcaGGGGGGGTGAACACAAACTAAGAACTAAGATGAACCCTCAACTTTCTTCAAGTTAGGTAAAAGGGTTACCATGgcgttttttaatatttgatttatttctcttcaCATTGTCATGTTTCCACATTTGTCCTTTAGCTGTCCGGAGTTTGGAAGGAAAAATAAGCAAATTAAAGTTGGTGTGTAGGAAACCAGGTGATGATAGACTGCTGCAGTTATGCTAGCGGGTGAAAACTAATACTGAATATGTTGTTCTCTATTAGTTAGCTAGGCGTTTAGCCATAGTCTCAGGTGTTCGGAGCAGAGCAAAATCTGAAATCGACGTTTTTGATGCAACATGAGAGTGACTGTTTTAGATGTGTTTCACAGGTGACGTGTAGGTTGACAATAGATTCTTACAGTTTTAGAAAGCGCTGGAAGGTGGTGCAtgaggttcttttttttttggtttgtttgtttgtttgtttgttttttcagccgGGGGTTCAGGTGAGAAAACTTCAGTAGATCCTCACAAGCCGTTCACTCTTCATCGCATGTTTTCTGAAAGCATTCTCTCTATGGTTTATTTATCATTCACGGGCAAATTAAAGCACAGCTGCATCTTTACTTTTATCAATCTAATCAGTGTAGAACAGTGATTGCTTCAGGAGGAAGTTAAGTGGAAGTGATGGGCTCTCACTTCAGCTATATGCACATCAGATCAGTTCAGGAAGTTAATGTTCAAGCCTTAAATCTATGACCTTTACCAAGTAAAGGGACGCACATCTTAGTCTCAGCCCAATAAGGATTAATTCCtgcttgtttttccactgtAGTCGGCGTCAGGCTTCGTGTCCACATGCTACTACAcatcttgtttgtgtttctgttgaaaccacattgatttttttcaattgAATTAAGCAGCAATAACAGATGTTTTCTCATcatgtgctcagtgtgagaTGGAAAACTGTCCTGCTACGTGTTGTGTGTCGTCGTCGTCATTGTTGTTGTTAGAAATGTCTgcatcaaacttttttttttctcttgttctaAGTTATGTAAGCTAACATGTTTTTCCATTCCTGAAGTGTAgggttttagtgtgtgtgtgtgtgtgtgtgtgtgtgtgtgtgtgtgtgtgtgtgtgtgtgtgtgtgtgtgtgtgtgtgtgtgtgtgcgcgcgggtgcatgtgtgtggggggaaaaaaaaaaaatacaagttgtttgttgaatttcatatttatttaaaaaggaaaaaaaagttttaatagaaaaaatggtacaaaatttttttattcattttcttgcaGGAAGGGACTTTATAcccatacttttattttaagtcatGCTTTGTTTAATTGTCCTTCACTGGTGAAAAGAagaattttgttttgtaaattagCTTCTCATTAGtagcacatttacattttgccatgtttttttcttttgttttgtttgtttgtttttgttttgcccttATGGAGAATATATATTTTCCTATCTTACCTTTTGTGCATGTGCAACCTTCGCATTGGCCAAATGATGCcaacaaatatttttcaagGGAAATTCACAAATAGAgtatatttgtca
The genomic region above belongs to Seriola aureovittata isolate HTS-2021-v1 ecotype China chromosome 9, ASM2101889v1, whole genome shotgun sequence and contains:
- the e2f1 gene encoding transcription factor E2F1, translating into MSETLITGQTSEDLLADFETLLNSGSIDLGEDHQIVIITSPSNEGLHPAVAPTSTGEILLFATPQGPADVGIQDKRRPALGRPPVKRKLDLDSDHQYVSTTRPSVGQAPPSTPAPPRVPRTTTEKSRYDTSLNLTTKRFLSLLSQSADGVVDLNWASQVLDVQKRRIYDITNVLEGIQLISKKSKNNIQWLGNRIDAALVSRHKELQREVCDLTEAEEQLDELISKCNLQLRLVTEDPQNKKLGYVRCQDLRKSFDSPDQLVMVIRAPPETQMQVSEPSEGYQVSLRSTRGPIDVFLCPEDSSGVCSPMTGSSPSKPAAADPSLVPPPTQPTDQSQAKTSTTPLEVGLSSPASTSSTVTAASQQEPSSLVLGGYTESLLGGDPFSGLGDMPDFDLSPLSSSDFLNGEGLHLPLDGFINLSPPHSHDYHFGLEDHEGISELFDCDFGDLSQVLGDS